In Desulforamulus hydrothermalis Lam5 = DSM 18033, a genomic segment contains:
- a CDS encoding branched-chain amino acid ABC transporter permease: MEVFLQQLINGISLGSIYALIALGYTMVYGIVQLINFAHGDIYMVGAYLGFFATAVLGWSFVPALLLAMVVCAILGMVIEKLAYTPLRNAPRIAALITAIGVSLFLEYGMMLMVTPQVRTFPQVLPEVQYKLFGDLVITNRQIIILVVTVALMVLLQYIVHKTKIGKAMRAVSHDKQTAQLMGINVNKTISATFAIGSALAAAAGVLVGIYYNAINPLMGIMPGLKAFVAAVLGGIGIIPGAMTGGFLLGIVEAMVSGYGKSLYRDPVAFIILIIILIVKPAGLFGKNVREKV, from the coding sequence TTGGAAGTTTTTTTACAACAACTGATTAACGGTATTTCACTGGGCAGCATCTACGCGCTGATAGCCCTGGGATATACAATGGTTTACGGTATTGTCCAATTAATTAACTTTGCCCACGGCGATATTTATATGGTGGGTGCCTATCTGGGTTTTTTTGCCACAGCCGTTCTGGGCTGGTCCTTTGTACCGGCTCTGCTGTTAGCTATGGTGGTTTGCGCTATCCTGGGCATGGTCATTGAGAAACTGGCTTACACTCCATTGCGCAACGCCCCGAGGATTGCCGCATTGATTACCGCCATTGGTGTTTCACTGTTTCTGGAATACGGTATGATGTTGATGGTAACGCCCCAAGTACGGACCTTTCCTCAGGTTTTGCCCGAAGTGCAATACAAACTTTTCGGTGATTTGGTTATTACCAACCGCCAAATCATTATTCTGGTGGTTACTGTTGCATTAATGGTACTGCTGCAGTACATTGTGCATAAAACAAAAATCGGTAAGGCAATGCGGGCTGTTTCCCATGATAAACAAACAGCTCAATTAATGGGTATCAATGTTAATAAGACCATTTCAGCAACCTTTGCCATTGGCTCCGCCCTGGCGGCGGCGGCAGGCGTGCTGGTGGGAATTTATTATAACGCCATTAATCCTTTGATGGGTATTATGCCCGGCTTGAAGGCCTTTGTAGCGGCCGTACTGGGGGGCATTGGCATCATCCCCGGAGCAATGACCGGTGGTTTCTTGTTGGGAATTGTGGAGGCGATGGTAAGCGGTTATGGTAAATCCCTTTACCGTGACCCGGTGGCCTTTATCATCCTGATCATTATTTTGATTGTCAAACCGGCCGGCTTGTTTGGTAAGAATGTCCGGGAGAAAGTGTAG
- a CDS encoding ABC transporter substrate-binding protein, translated as MKKVRFAALLAVMVMLAVLAAGCGSGGAQQEQKAASANEIVIGGNFELSGNVATFGTAAANGAELYFDEVNAAGGVLNKKIKFVKLDNKSDATEAANVATRLITQDKVAAILGATTSGDTLGFIQVAADNKIPVLTTSATNPDVTVDPNSKQVREYVFRACFIDPFQGTVMANFAIKDLKAKTAVIYVDNNSPYSKGLAQFFKESFTKQGGNILGEEAFVPEDQDFKATLTKIKGLNPDVVYCPGYYEQVGKIVKQGREVGITVPFLGGDGWDSPKLAEIAGAQALNNTYFSNHYSSEQDDPNVKAFVEKYKAKFGQVPDSMAALGYDAAILIVDAIKRSGDGSPEKIKEALKATKDVQAVTGKLSFDENHNPIKGAAILEMKDGKQVYKTYVNP; from the coding sequence ATGAAAAAGGTTCGTTTTGCTGCCCTCTTGGCAGTAATGGTGATGCTGGCAGTTTTAGCAGCTGGCTGCGGCAGCGGTGGCGCTCAACAAGAGCAAAAAGCTGCGTCTGCCAATGAAATCGTCATTGGCGGTAACTTTGAGTTAAGCGGTAACGTAGCTACCTTTGGCACAGCTGCGGCTAACGGAGCCGAGTTATACTTCGATGAAGTAAACGCCGCCGGCGGAGTGCTGAATAAAAAGATCAAGTTTGTTAAGTTGGATAACAAATCCGATGCCACCGAAGCTGCCAACGTAGCCACCCGTTTAATCACTCAGGATAAAGTGGCAGCCATTCTTGGCGCTACCACCTCAGGTGATACCCTTGGCTTTATCCAGGTGGCGGCCGACAATAAAATCCCCGTCTTAACCACCTCAGCCACCAACCCGGATGTAACTGTGGACCCCAATAGCAAACAGGTGCGCGAATACGTGTTCCGTGCATGTTTTATTGACCCCTTCCAGGGCACCGTAATGGCCAACTTTGCCATTAAAGATCTGAAAGCCAAGACAGCAGTCATCTATGTTGATAACAACTCTCCCTATTCCAAAGGCTTAGCTCAATTCTTTAAAGAATCTTTCACCAAACAAGGCGGCAATATTCTCGGTGAGGAAGCCTTCGTGCCGGAAGATCAGGATTTTAAAGCTACCCTGACCAAGATTAAAGGTTTGAATCCTGATGTTGTATATTGCCCCGGCTACTACGAGCAGGTTGGTAAAATCGTTAAACAGGGACGTGAAGTGGGTATTACGGTTCCCTTCCTGGGCGGCGACGGATGGGATTCTCCCAAGCTGGCCGAAATTGCCGGCGCCCAAGCTCTCAACAACACCTATTTCAGCAACCACTACTCCTCTGAACAGGATGATCCTAACGTTAAGGCATTTGTAGAAAAATACAAAGCTAAATTCGGTCAGGTGCCTGATTCTATGGCTGCTCTCGGTTATGACGCGGCCATACTGATTGTTGATGCCATTAAGCGTTCCGGTGACGGAAGTCCTGAAAAAATTAAAGAAGCTCTCAAAGCAACCAAAGATGTACAGGCTGTTACCGGAAAACTGTCCTTTGACGAAAACCACAACCCGATCAAGGGTGCCGCTATTCTGGAAATGAAAGACGGCAAGCAAGTTTATAAAACATATGTAAATCCTTAA
- a CDS encoding RCKP-type rubredoxin-like domain-containing protein, whose amino-acid sequence MAVWKCQKCGATKEGRCRPQKCACGATKEDFAKEETK is encoded by the coding sequence ATGGCTGTATGGAAATGTCAAAAATGCGGTGCCACCAAAGAAGGCCGCTGCCGTCCCCAGAAATGTGCCTGCGGGGCTACCAAAGAAGATTTTGCCAAAGAAGAAACCAAGTAG
- a CDS encoding branched-chain amino acid ABC transporter permease codes for MSMYERKIGKQIGILLILIAVWGAVDFLIKGGILNPYYELNLILIGINVILAVSLNLINGFNGQFSIGHAGFMAVGAYGAAMITLKAHLPFIIALLVGALLAALCGVLVGLPTLRLRGDYLAIATLGFGEIIRGLIVNIDYIGGAYGLSGIPKLANWTWVFWLTVLTVLVIWNFVNSTHGRATISIRENEIAAEAMGIHTTKYKVMAFTIGSLFAGLAGGLHAHYFYTIQPNTFNFLKSFDILVMVVLGGQGSITGSIIAAIVLTIISASLQKFAELRLVIYALLLIIIMLFRPQGLMGTKEFSLRLFRKKSKDKEEKQHGTAVSQ; via the coding sequence ATGTCAATGTACGAGCGTAAAATCGGCAAGCAGATAGGTATTTTATTAATTTTGATTGCTGTTTGGGGTGCGGTCGATTTTCTGATTAAAGGCGGCATTCTTAATCCTTACTATGAGTTAAACCTTATCTTAATCGGCATTAACGTAATATTGGCCGTAAGCCTGAACTTAATTAACGGCTTTAACGGACAATTTTCCATCGGGCACGCCGGCTTCATGGCCGTGGGTGCCTACGGAGCTGCCATGATTACCCTTAAGGCCCACTTGCCTTTTATCATTGCCCTGCTGGTGGGGGCGTTGCTGGCTGCCCTTTGCGGTGTTCTGGTAGGTCTGCCTACCCTGCGCCTGCGTGGTGATTACCTGGCCATTGCCACCCTGGGTTTTGGTGAAATCATTCGGGGCCTTATTGTTAATATTGATTATATCGGTGGTGCCTATGGCCTTTCCGGCATCCCCAAATTAGCCAACTGGACCTGGGTTTTTTGGTTAACCGTGTTGACAGTGCTGGTCATTTGGAACTTTGTCAATTCTACGCACGGCAGAGCCACTATATCTATCCGAGAAAACGAAATTGCCGCCGAGGCCATGGGCATTCATACAACCAAGTATAAGGTAATGGCCTTTACCATCGGTTCGCTGTTTGCCGGTCTGGCCGGCGGTTTGCATGCCCATTATTTTTATACCATTCAACCAAACACCTTTAACTTTCTAAAATCCTTTGATATTTTAGTTATGGTGGTATTGGGGGGACAGGGCAGTATAACCGGTTCGATTATAGCAGCCATTGTGCTGACCATTATCTCTGCTTCTTTGCAAAAATTTGCCGAACTGCGTTTGGTTATATATGCGCTGCTGCTGATTATCATCATGCTGTTCCGGCCCCAGGGCCTGATGGGAACCAAGGAATTCAGCCTGCGCTTATTCCGTAAAAAATCGAAAGATAAGGAGGAAAAACAACATGGCACTGCTGTCAGTCAATGA
- the rpe gene encoding ribulose-phosphate 3-epimerase gives MLKIAPSILSADFAHLAQSVQKVEQAGAEYLHIDVMDGHFVPNITLGPLLVKALRPHSKMFFDVHLMIEQPERYIDDFVQAGADLICIHAEACTHLHRCVTQIKETGAKVGVALNPHTPLNVIQYILPLLDLVLLMTVNPGFGGQKFIPQVLPKIDELSRLIKQNGLTAEIEVDGGINAETAPLVARAGARVLVAGSAVFGAPDPAQAVHDIRRAAEQATAAIC, from the coding sequence ATGCTTAAAATCGCACCGTCAATTTTATCAGCAGATTTTGCTCATCTTGCCCAATCTGTGCAAAAGGTTGAACAAGCCGGTGCCGAGTACCTTCATATTGATGTGATGGACGGTCATTTTGTTCCGAACATTACCTTGGGACCATTGCTTGTCAAAGCACTGCGGCCGCACAGCAAAATGTTCTTTGATGTTCACTTGATGATTGAACAACCCGAACGATATATTGACGACTTTGTACAAGCGGGGGCCGATTTAATCTGTATTCATGCCGAAGCCTGCACCCATCTGCACCGTTGTGTCACGCAAATTAAGGAAACCGGGGCGAAAGTCGGGGTTGCATTAAATCCCCATACGCCTTTAAATGTTATACAATACATCTTACCTTTGCTGGATCTGGTTTTATTAATGACGGTTAATCCCGGCTTTGGCGGGCAAAAATTTATTCCCCAGGTACTGCCTAAAATCGATGAACTTTCCCGCTTAATCAAGCAAAACGGATTGACCGCTGAAATTGAAGTGGACGGCGGCATCAATGCCGAGACAGCTCCTCTGGTAGCCCGGGCGGGCGCCCGGGTATTGGTGGCCGGTTCGGCCGTTTTCGGGGCGCCTGATCCTGCGCAAGCGGTACATGATATCCGCCGGGCAGCCGAACAAGCCACAGCAGCTATCTGTTAG
- a CDS encoding ABC transporter ATP-binding protein, which yields MLKVEDVHVYYGAIHALKGISLEVPQGQIVTLIGANGAGKTSTLNTICGLLKPKSGRVVFEGKDITGLATPEIVKMGLTQVPEGRRIFANMPVYENLELGAFLNKNKSEVAESMEHVYNRFPRLRERKNQLAGSLSGGEQQMLAMGRALMSKPRLLLLDEPSMGLSPILVKEIFSIIKELNEQGTTILLVEQNAKMALSIAHRGYVVETGRIVLAGDARELLESPEVKKAYLGG from the coding sequence ATGCTGAAAGTGGAAGACGTTCATGTATATTACGGTGCCATCCATGCCCTTAAAGGCATTTCTTTGGAGGTTCCCCAGGGGCAGATCGTTACTCTGATTGGCGCAAACGGCGCCGGCAAAACCTCCACCTTGAATACCATATGTGGTTTGCTCAAACCCAAAAGCGGCCGGGTTGTTTTTGAAGGCAAAGATATTACCGGCTTGGCGACACCGGAAATAGTTAAAATGGGGTTGACCCAAGTGCCGGAAGGGCGCAGAATTTTTGCCAATATGCCCGTATACGAAAATCTTGAGCTGGGTGCCTTTTTGAATAAAAACAAAAGCGAAGTGGCTGAATCCATGGAACATGTGTACAACAGATTTCCCCGGCTGCGCGAAAGGAAAAACCAGCTGGCAGGCAGTTTATCCGGCGGCGAGCAGCAAATGCTGGCCATGGGGCGTGCTTTGATGTCCAAGCCACGCCTGCTGTTATTGGATGAGCCTTCTATGGGCTTATCGCCTATTTTGGTAAAAGAAATTTTTTCCATTATCAAAGAATTAAATGAGCAGGGTACTACCATCTTGCTGGTGGAACAAAATGCCAAAATGGCCTTGTCTATTGCCCACCGGGGCTATGTGGTTGAAACCGGGCGAATTGTCCTGGCGGGAGATGCCAGGGAACTGCTGGAATCACCCGAAGTCAAAAAAGCATATTTAGGCGGCTAG
- a CDS encoding ABC transporter ATP-binding protein: protein MALLSVNDLSISFGGLKAVSNFNMQLPKNALAGLIGPNGAGKTTVFNMLTGVYLPTSGDIKLDGKSLVGLKPYQINHRGIARTFQNIRLFNDLTVIDNLKIAYHRHAKYGLVGAICRLPGFYAGEKEIHEKSMELLKIFKLEHKYNELAKNLPYGEQRRLEIARAMATQPRLLLLDEPAAGMNPQETHELMELIRWIRQQFDLTILLIEHDMSLVMGVCEIIYVLDYGQIIAIGTPEEIRNNRRVIEAYLGEEAS, encoded by the coding sequence ATGGCACTGCTGTCAGTCAATGACCTGTCCATATCTTTCGGGGGTTTAAAGGCTGTTTCCAATTTTAACATGCAACTTCCCAAAAATGCTCTGGCGGGCTTGATCGGTCCTAACGGGGCAGGTAAAACAACTGTGTTCAACATGTTGACGGGTGTGTATTTGCCTACCTCCGGTGATATAAAACTGGACGGCAAGAGCCTGGTGGGTTTAAAACCATACCAAATTAACCATCGAGGCATAGCCCGGACCTTTCAAAACATACGCCTGTTTAATGACCTGACGGTAATAGACAATTTAAAGATTGCCTATCACCGCCACGCCAAATACGGGCTGGTGGGGGCAATCTGCCGGCTGCCGGGTTTTTATGCCGGGGAAAAAGAAATACATGAAAAATCCATGGAACTTTTAAAGATTTTTAAACTGGAACATAAATATAACGAACTGGCTAAAAACTTGCCCTATGGTGAGCAGCGGCGGTTGGAAATAGCTCGGGCGATGGCTACCCAGCCCCGCCTGTTGTTGTTGGACGAACCGGCCGCAGGCATGAATCCGCAGGAAACCCACGAATTAATGGAATTGATCCGCTGGATCAGGCAACAATTTGATTTAACCATCCTGCTGATTGAGCATGATATGTCGCTGGTGATGGGAGTTTGCGAGATAATCTACGTGCTGGATTACGGCCAAATTATTGCCATCGGCACACCGGAGGAGATTCGCAACAACCGGCGGGTAATTGAAGCTTATCTGGGAGAGGAGGCCTCCTAA
- a CDS encoding adenylate kinase: MNLLIMGPPGAGKGTQAEVLVKELNITHISTGDMFRAAIKEGTEMGKKAKEYMDKGALVPDEVVIGMVKDRLSQPDCQQGFLLDGFPRTVEQAAALDATLQDMGIKLDGVINIEVPLEKLMARLTGRRVCKGCGASYHVLFNPPKEEGKCNTCGGELYQRSDDNEESVGTRLNAYIEKTKPLIDYYAAKGILKNINGDQEISKVLADILAAVK, encoded by the coding sequence GTGAATTTATTAATCATGGGCCCCCCCGGCGCCGGCAAAGGCACCCAGGCAGAAGTATTGGTTAAGGAATTAAACATTACCCACATTTCCACCGGCGACATGTTCCGGGCAGCAATTAAGGAAGGTACCGAAATGGGCAAAAAAGCCAAGGAATACATGGATAAAGGTGCCTTGGTACCTGACGAAGTAGTAATTGGTATGGTTAAAGATCGCTTGTCCCAGCCGGATTGCCAACAAGGTTTCCTGTTGGACGGCTTCCCTCGCACTGTTGAGCAGGCGGCCGCCCTGGATGCTACCCTGCAGGACATGGGCATTAAGTTAGACGGCGTAATTAATATTGAAGTACCCCTGGAAAAATTAATGGCCCGCTTAACTGGCCGTCGGGTTTGCAAAGGCTGTGGCGCTTCCTATCACGTTCTTTTTAATCCTCCCAAAGAAGAAGGCAAATGCAACACCTGCGGCGGTGAGCTGTACCAGCGCTCGGACGATAACGAAGAATCCGTGGGCACCCGTTTAAATGCCTATATTGAAAAAACCAAACCCCTGATTGACTATTATGCTGCAAAGGGAATTTTGAAAAACATTAACGGCGATCAAGAAATCAGCAAAGTTTTAGCAGATATTCTGGCCGCTGTAAAATAA